AGAGAGTATTGGAGTTGGAGAGTTCTCTGGAGAAGTTTTCACAAGATGGATCAAGTCTGTCTCATGAACTTTCCAGTCAGTTAGAAAAGTTGAAGGATCAACACAAAGAGGAAATGTCTGCATTAGAGCAAAGACACCAGGAGGAACTGGGAAAGCACAAGGGCACGCTAACCCAGCAGAATAATGCGGCTCTAGAGGAGCTcaaggaaaaacacagagttGAAGTGGAGACCCTCTTGGAAGATAAGGAACTGCAGCTCCAAGCACATGTTGAAGACATGAACCAGAAAACTTTGGAGAAACTGGATGCAAAGCAGGCAGAGCTAGAGGCGGTTTCTGCTGAACTTTCTGAGGCTTTGAAGAGTAAACGGCTTCTGGAGGAGAGGTTGGTGGCAGCAGGTGAAGATGCTCATAGTTCTGCTCGACAGGAACATGAGAAGAGGTTTCAAGATCACGTGGAAAAGCACAATATAGAGCTTGCAAATCTCAAACGGGAACACGAGCAGTCTCTTGGAGGTCTAGAGAAAAGTCTGAAAGAGGAGCTTAACGCGTTGAGGATTGTtctgagagaaaaggaaaaggaaattgaAGCTCACATCctaagagaaaaaacattacaaGAAGAATCACATTCCACTGTACAACAATTACATGCCAAGGTTAAGGAATTGGAGACGCTGCAGCAGTGTTTGTCACAATCCCAGCTGGATATTGGGAGCCTAAAGGAATCAAATGCACAGACAGGTAAGATGTTACAGGATCTTGATCAGTGTAAGACGGATTTGGAGCAACAGTTGGAAGTAGCAAGGAATGATTGTCAACTAAAAGAGAAGTCGCTTCAAGAACTACAGCACCAATTACAACAGACCAAGAAGGAGCTCTCGGAACAGGAGAAGTCATTTACTACAGAACTGAACACTCAGCAAGAAGAACAAACTCGTCTCAAGAAACAGCTGGATGATGAAAAAGCTGACCatgaaaagaagatgaaaaacacGGTAACTGAGATGGAAGCTAAGctaaaaacacaggaaacaaaaatggaaaaatttaAACACAAGGccaaagaaatgcatgaaagttatAAGAAAAAGCTTCTGCAGAATGAAGAAGCCATGAAGATAGAACTTgcaaagaaggagagagagctTCAGCAGACCGAGCAACAAGTCCAAGAAAAAATTGTAGAGATGGCCCAAAAAAGTTCCCAAGGCCTTAGCAGTGCAATGTCTGAGCTGCTGGCCAACCATAAGGAGGAAGTGGAGAAGTTACATGACACCCATAAGCATGAGATTGAGGTGCTGGAGCATCGTTGGCAGGAGAAGTTAGGACAACAGGAGGAAGAATTAACTGAGAAACACTCTCACCTACTACAAGAGAAGGCTCAGGAACTGGAGGACGTTTCTCAGCAACTCAGCAGAAGCAAAGAGGAGAACGGGAAAGTgttgtgtgaaataaatgatttaaaggAGGGCCTATCCATTCGAGAAACCACTGTGCAGAAGCTGCAAGAAGAGCTCAATGAGGCAGCGGTTAAGCTCGAAGGTTTGTCTCAGGGTGAAGCTATGCTCAAAGAGCAAATGGAGTCAGTGGAGAGGAACCTCAGCCAGGCTCTGAAGGAGAGAAACTCCCTCCAAGACAAGCTTAACACAACAAAGGAAGAGAACCGAGAGAAGTTAAAGACCATGTCGGGAAAGTTGAAGGAAATGGAGAAGCAGCGTAAAGCGCTTCAAGGTTCCAGATGTAAGGAAAGCGAGGACTTGCAGAATAAATTTGAGGAAACAGCTATTCAGCTCCAAGCCAAGGAAGCACAGTTCCAGCAGCAATTAATTCTGATCAGAAACCAAATGGAGTATTACTGTAAAGAGGTTCAGGATAAAGTGGAGTGTGGATCTAACGAGCTCTGTCAAAGAGTTGAAGGTAGGTTGAGCGAGCTGAAAGACAGACTGCTCTGCAGTCAGAAAAAAGTAGTGGATCTCAAAAACGTTATCCTCAATAAAGTAGATAGAATTTGCACTTTAGAGGAGAATCTGCGCCTGCAGACAGAGAAGAATAAAAATCTATGCATTTCATTGGAACAGATGACCGCTCAGGTAAATGCTCATATGGAGCATGTCAAAGCCTTAACACATGAGAATGAGAATCATTCTCAGTCTATCAGTGAGAAAGTTCTGAAAATTGCAGAGCTGAGTGAAGCAAACAGACTCATATCAGAAAGTATGAAAACAAATGAGTTGCATATCAGTAAATTAGAAAGCATCACCAGTGACTTAAAAAATCAGCTAGGAAGTAGCataaaggagaaagaggaagccaTAAATCAGCTGACCCAGCAGTATAAAGAGGATGCTGCTCAAATGGAGGAGACCATTAAGAGAttagagcaggagagagagtcCGCTTTAGAGCAGGCAGATGCACTCAGGAACAGTCTGTCTGAGTATGAGAAGCAGACGGAGACTAAGTTTGCCCAGAATGGCAACACCATTACCTCTCTGCAGACCAGGCTGGATGAGCTGGAGCGAGAAATCAGTGAGAAGAATGAAGCTCTGCAAAGGCTGACGGCAAGTATGGACAATCAGTCCATCAGCAAGTCTGAGATGGACCAAGCGCTGAGTGAGAAGGAGCAGAAGGTCAGCGGCCTTACCGCTGAGCTGGAGAGTTGCATCAGTCAACTCGGTGAGTTTCAGGAGCAGTTAGCCTTAAAGACAAAAGAGTGTGAACAACTCACAGCTGACCTCAAACAGCAACACAGCATCAAGGAGAATGAAAAGCGAGAGCTGGTGGAGCAGCTGCAACAGACCCAGATGCAGTGCACTCAGAACGGTAATTTGGAGCAGGAGATGGTGGAAAAGCTCCACTCCCTCGAGGAAGACCACCAAAAGTGCAAACACAAGCTTGAAAGTCAAAGGGATGAATTTGAAAGGATGAAAGACGAGATTATCAAGAGCAAAGAAGAAAGTCTGAAGAAGGCTGAAGAGGAGTTATCCGCGGAGAGCGCTCGGAAAGTAACGGAGTTGAAGAAGAAAGCTGAGCAGAAAATCGGTCAGATTAAAAAACAGCTAACCTCGCAGCTCGAGGAAAAAGAGAAGGCTATCAAGGCTCTTCAGTCTAGCCTGGAGGAAATCCAGAGCAATGAAACGTCCAGTAAACAACACACAGAAGCGTTagaggagaaaacaaaaaccctTGAGGAAGCTCTTGTCAAGCTTAAGGCAGAGCGGGAGCAACAACTTGAACAAATTCTGAATAATGAGCGGCTCGATAAAGAAAAGTCTTTAGAGGAATTAAAAAACTTCTATGAGGAGAAGCTATCCTTACTGATGAGCGATGCAGCGCAACAAAGGGAGCACAAAGAAACGGAGTCAGCGCTACGTGAAATCGAGGCAAAGCTAAAAGAAGCAGAAGAGCATAACGGAAACCTTCTCGCAGAAATAAATCGACTGAAAGAAGAAATGTGTGAGAAGGATGCTCAGCTTGACAAACAGCAAGCAATTATTAAGCAGGTTCAAAATCCTTCGGAGCTTGAGGCTGAGATGAAGGTGGAATGTAGCAGCATCCAGCAAACCAGGAGCGCGATGCAAACGGAGATGAAAAACCACTCTCCGATGCAAGAGGTGGACGGTGATTCTCTGGAGTCTCTCAAGAGCAATCTGCATCAGGTTAAGAACGAGAAAGAGAAAATCTACAAGGACTTTGCCCGGCTACAGAAAGACATTCGAGTACTGAGGAGGGAGCATGAACAGGACCTAGAATACATGAAGAAAGAGTTGTTGGAGGAGAATGAGAAAAAGCTGAAGTAAGTTTGTGTCAAGATGATAATCATCATTTGTAAATACGTGCATGTGGTGTCCATGCTGATTTATTACATTTCCTTCACTATCCCTTCTAATAGACTGGAGTTGGAAGACATGGAGATGAAGCACAATTCAGCTATCAAGCAGTTAATGAGGGAGTTCAACACACAGATGGCTTTGAAAGAGAAGGAGATTGATACAGTAGTGAAGGAGACTATTGGTGAGGCGGGAGTAAAGACATCATGAAATGAAACCGACCAGCTATACAGCTGTGTTGTAATGCATGGAAATTAAGTGATTGAGATCATGTTCTCTTGTTGTGGTAAATCATTTCAGTTCACTACAGTCTATTTCTGTTTTAGGCAACCTaataattaaaatggaaaatcaaaGTGAATATGATTCACTAAACATTAGGGTAGAAAAGCTACATGGAAACATGATGCATTCTGTAATCTTGACACTGGCTGGAACGTTTAGGGATCATTGCATTCGGAAAGTGTGTCTGAAGTGCCATGTTCCCTTGTTTCCCCTTTGGTTAAATCATGTTACATTCCAGATGGGATGGTGAGCGCGCGGTTTGGAATatgaatttgttattttttgtttttttttatgcgCTAACTCTGGCTTCTTTCCCTTTCCTCGACACAGAGAAGGCCCAGACCGTAGAAGAAGAGCTCATGAGCGGCCATCGGGAAGAAACCAGTCAGCTGAGGAAGGTGATTTGCCAGAAGGAGGATGATTTGCACAGGACTGTCAAGAAATATGAAGAGGTTTTACAGGTACTTCAAAAATATGAAGCTTGAACatgtttcctttaaaaaagatTCACTAAGGTTTACCATGGAAAGAAAAGTCACCCCACCCACCATTTGGAAGTCATCACTGCACTAGTTGGCAGCTGCCTCCCCTCAGTCCAaagcagtgattcccaaccgtttttgttttaaatgcctCCCAGCTCCGTCAGATGAACTCAAGTAccccttcatttatttatgacagGGACCTCAATATAAAATAGAAGTAAACATACATCACTTGAACTGTGATTTTAATATGCAGAGATACAGCTAAAAGCGAGTTTTCATCTCCAGTCCCCGGGCAGGTTGAACAATAATTAATTAGCATAAACATTGCATACAACAAGTATCATCAAATACTGTTCACTATGTACACAGTCACAGTGTACACATGGGCACCCTAAAAACAACTGTGTCCCTTTGACTAGTCAACAACGGTTCATAAACCAGCCATCatcttttaaatttgtttatttaaatttagctTAAACTGattgatttttatatttaactatTTCAATCATTGTCCACCACTTCAACCTGTTTTATAGTGTAGCTATCTTTTCAGCTGACTGTTCCAGCTTTGCCCTGATTACTTGCTTACTAGTTTTCACAACATTGTTTGGGTGTGATTTAATATGTggtaatatatttttaatcaaatcgTAAATTCTACTACAGCTCCCTCCTTGGGTAAACCACTGgtctaaaaaaaatcttaaaccTCAATAAACGCCTGCTGAATGATATATATTTGGAAACTGGTCAGACGATTACTTAAAAGCAAATTGTCTCCCTTACTGTCTCCAAACATAATTTAGGGGGGAGGTCTGAAATAAGGCTGTGAGTGATTAGACCCACATACTTGAGTTGTGATGCTGAAATGAAACCTAGGAAATGACTCAGCCATTGTCCTTTCTCTTCTTATATTTTCAGAGTCGAGAGGAGGAGATGGGAGGCCGAGTGTGGCAAGTTCAGAAAGAACTGGAGGAGTTGCAAGCAAAGGGCCATGACACTACTGAGGTACAAACATGTCTGACCTACTGTACCCATTCACCAGGTCAAACATCTGTGATTGATGTCTTGGGAACATGTTTCCGTTGACACTGATGTGGAAAATCATACCTTCAGCCATTAAAGTCTATTATATATGAGACCGGAGTTGTAGATTCAATTTATATAGGGATTCTGTTGAAATCATCAGCCTTCACAATGGCTGCATGAAATAACAATGGCTGGATGAAATCACCTTTTCAGCTCCCTCTCCTCTGGGAAATGGCTGTCTGACGGAAGCATTACTAGTTTTGAATGACGACCTAATCCAGACCTGTTTTTGTGTCCATACAATGAGGCCCTTTCACATATTCGTTGACAGTTCACATCCAGGTTAACAGATGTCCCAGTTGTCTgttatctttttctttgtcatgcTTCGTAATTGAAGGATTCCGCCTAAAAGCTCAGGGACAATTTGCGCATATACTTTGCTCTGATCAGTCTCTCGCTCCACTCGTGTGGCTGCTCTCCAAAGCGCCGGATGCTGTGAAGCTCGTTTGAATCACTCAGGAATGTTCCCCTCGGAAAACAGAGATTGTGAGGCAGCAGCCAGCCTCAATCCCTGTTCTCAATTATCATCACACGAGGTGATTCTAAACCTTAGATTTATATTACAGCAATACTCTCACAGGCATGATGTGCGTACTGGAAAGGGGCCAGATAGGACAAAGGTACTCCAGGGAAAAGTTTTACCCAGGTGTTGTGGTGCCATGAGACCCCTGCGCTGATTCTTTTACCTTTACACTGTGTccagatgcacacaaacacaaagaattaCACCGCTCTCTCTGCCGCATTTTCCCCTGATGAGGTAATAACTTTATGGGTGGATTGTACGTGTTCATGCTTGGGGAGGCCTTTCCTTGCTATGGGCCTCACAAACCATTTTTCATTTAGACAGTGGGTTAATTTGTCACTCCATAGACACAGAATCCAGTTTAGACTCTCTGTGCAGACTTAACTGGGCAATTCAGTCCTGAATTGTATTGtacaaaattaaaagataaGGCAGGTgtaattctatttttttaattgtcaaaaaaataccattttaaagaccaaaaccaacagtaTGTTCGTCCATCTCGCAGGCCTTTCGGACTTCCTCCACCTGTATGTGGCCCCCAAACCAAGTCACAGAAATATAtggtgtcatttaaaaataaaaataaaataaaaaggtaaatcaTTTCTTAAAACAGCTGTGAGCTGTGTGTACTCAAACTAGACTAAATAGCCAACTATTTGCAGAGGtagattaatacacatttggtgctctaacAAGTGTGTTCATGATAATGAAGGAGCGTGTCATTCAGGGCAGTTTGGCCCCTTGGTGTGTTTTAATAGTTATGGACTAATAACAACGGAGCTCTATGGCACGGAGGAATACGATATATTGGACTATATTTGGAATGGATACACAAACAATAGTTGGTATTGGGATTAATTAATTCTTGGTTTTGGTCTTCATGACCAAATCATGAGACTTGTGGACACTAAAATCATAGAATATCATCAGACTTATCCTTAAAAGGAAAGACTGGGCAGTTTACTTAATTATTAACTGActgaatgtaaatattaatattttactgttactacatatatattatgtattctATTGTAACATACGGTATCTTctattctttcttctttatttggGCACAGATGAGCATAGAAGACCTACAGGTATGTATTgtggttttactgtttttagAATCCTTATTATATCCAGCCtattagcattgtaaaacaatcATTCAGTCAAGAAAACATGCATCATTGATAGGTGCATGCTGTTTGTGCACTGCATGACTTGTTCCACCATACACCTTTGAGTTCTCACTGACATTAATGTTCTGTCCTTTTCTACCCCAGGCTCAGCTAGCAGAGAAGACGACTTTGCTGAGCGAGGCTCGGCTGAAGGAGCAGGGCTTTGCTGAGAGAGTGAGTGTTGGGCCCCTGTGCGTGCTCTTTGCGGGGACAAGTGAATAGCCAAACCCAATGCAGTGTATTCCCAGGATTCTGTGGCCTCCAGCAAGAGGAGCTACTGATCTCCTGCTGCATCAACTTAATTACACAGCACATCTGTTTACATTTGGTTTAACCCCAATAAACAATCACAGCAAcgcctcccacagtttctctcacacacatcgTCATTCTCAAAAACATCCCCCAAGGAAGATCAACAAAACGCTGTGCTAATGCATAGAATTAACCCACTGGGGTCAAATGGCTTCATTTTTCTAATTATTaatctgtgcatgcatgtgtttctcCACGGTAGATTCACTCGCTTGAGGACAAGATTAAATGTTTCCACCGAACCCCGGTTGTAACTCATCTCGGCAGCACATTCAAAGGTAATTTTAACACCATGAATCACTTAGTTCTGCTTCTTGAGCCAATTTCCTTTTAAGAGCAGCACAACAACGATGCCATGCAAAATGTTTCACACAGTGCAACATGATGGGAAAATATAGGTTACCTaactttattattgtaataggTCTTTAACACATAACGTatgattatacagtatattgtgttaACATATGAATTATTTACTGTAGTAATTGTCTTCATAGTCAAGCAGCTCTGTAGGATCTCAGAGTTACCTACCAGTAGTCTGCCTAATCTGCCAGTCCCCACATTGCTTCATTGATCAGAAATACTGTGGAACAAGAGATGCAGATTCTGAGAAGACTGTGGGTGTGTGGCCGGGTTTAACTATGCTTTTGAGGACATTTTAGCCAACTCTGCATGATTTTAGGCTCGCTGATTAAGATGGAAGCTGTGGTTATAATTAGGGTTTGGTTAAGGTTAGatgttgggttagggttagacaTATAAGCATTGTGGTTAAGGTTAAGATAAGCCTCTGGGTTCTGACTGTAAGTTAATGCCGTATTCCCAATATATaagtatattgtgtgtgtgtgtgtgtgtgtgtgtgtgtgtgtgtgtgtgtgtgtgtgtgtgtgtgtgtgtgtgtgtgtgtgtgtgtgtgtgtgtgtgtgtgtgtgtgtgtgtgtgtgtgtgtgagtgtgagagagaatcTGCTTTCAGAAGGGGGGAGGAGTGAAGAAGCCATCCTTGGATTTAATGGGTTTTGCAGATTTTGGTCTCAACTTTTCCCACACGGGACCCTGCAACACACATACTTTTACTTCTCAAATCATTTACTTCTAATACATATACTATATCTGAGCTAATGACTACTGTATTTCCTTTGGATAACAGTACTTCCACTCATTATGAATCTGTTGAGCCTACTTAAATCCCAGAGCTGTGCTGTCAGGTAGTAGGGCTGTTGATATACCGTTTCATGTGCGATGGAATGGTGAGCTCCTCTGGAGCATCATGGGGTCAGGAGGACAGGGGCCATGGGATTTATCGGTGACCTATTACTCCACTGAAGAGATCAAAGAGTTGTTTGCACATCTCTatctcttttttctgtcctctaaTCTCTCTTGGTGCATGCAAGGACATTTAGCATTGTCTGAATGATTATTCCAGATAAGCAGAAAGCAAGTGGGTGTTGTTCCATATTAAAGACCTGCTGGGGATATTTCAGGGGTAGGAGCAGTAGTCTTAAGTGTTACCAGCCCTATCCATGCTGTTACACAGTTTCCCATTCATAGTTATAGCTCTGGGCGTAGAAGTTAAAGATTCATTCTTTGTGGTATTAATGTGCTCACGCTGAGCCTCACCATTCTTTCCTGTGTTATAGTTACTGCTTAATTTGAACCCAGACCTGTGCAGAAAGTGGCTTTGTGTATGGTTGCTAACACAAACATGAGGCTCTGGCTTGTTCTGTCAGAATTCAGCTCGAGTATTTTTCAGTGAGAGGTAATGTTGTATAGTAAGTAAAGAAAAAACGTGTAATGTTTTTAGAAGTGCATCCTGatgtatatctttatttatattaagtGTTCACATATAGCACAATAACAGAGCATGAAAGATAGAGAGCTTGACTATCTTAAACAGTTATATTCttcatgaaatattttttgaatatgactgatgatgatgatgatgattactGCGGTCTTCCTCAGGTACGTATTATTGTATTGCTGACCAGGTCTCATATGATTAACTGGCTAATTCTGCTTGTTTTCACAGAGCCTGTATACAACAGCAGTGAACCTACTGAGATGGAGTACTTGAGGAAGGTGTTGTTTGAATACATGATGGGACGGGAAACAAAAGTATGCTTTTTATTTCCTTACAGTATTATATTTTAAGTGATTGTATATTTGGAATAGAAGTTACTAATAGAATAGCGTTATAAACGCGTTATTCCCACTCATGGCGGTCCGtccgcggctgcaggacctggagctcaccgccagtggttcagttggactgttaagTGTTGAGATAAATATAAGTTATTTAAAGGATTTAGAAGCAGGCTgactgctagttagctaacgctagctttcatgttacataaataagccggacagagttgtccctcatcaggcgatagaaaccctgctgttAGTTAAAACTAGTTTTGCAGCAAATGTAccgcaagaagtgttgcaaaagtcaagggcgcagactcgccgctgtgtgatgcgagagagcacgCTGCAGCTacagattcgagaggttgtaatccctgagttgtggttgtactggaaaagtgactgaagtaaaaaaaaaaattttaaatgcgagtacagatttttttctacaagctctcaaatcataatctacaagtgctcacattacTTATACAAgtccagattttttttacaagctctcaatcATATTCTATGTTATCACATGTGCTCACATGCATCTACGTGCTCTCACATTTGCACCATCTTTATCTTCATAAAATACAGAGATGCTTCTTCGGGAAATCATAAAGGTGTCTGGATGGTGTATAGAGCTGCAATTCAAACAAGATGTTTGCTGGTGCAATGATATTAGAATTCAATCCTAAAGAAAAAGTATGATTAAGCGGTTTGTTTGATTGCATCAATCTAAGGCTATTTAAATCAAAGTTCCTCTGTTTTCCATGTTGCAAATGGTTACATCGTCTTAACATGCATGTGTAAAAATGACACTGCAGCGTTTTACTTTGAAACACATTTATCGAATAAAACATGAAttgctgatttttattttaccttttaagTTTGAAAGGAGAACACTTTAAACCACTCCATTTAGCTATTAACTAATGATATCTGAGGGTGAGCGGGATACCTATTGACCTCAGCGCCACACGAAACGTGAGACCATTTAGGACGCCATATAAAAGTCATGTTGTGTCCAGTCTTCTTGGGTAAAATTTACAGTGATCTCCCTAATTAACAATGCTGTTGACATGGTCCTAAAGTCAGCGGGGATTTCCCAGCAACTCAGCAAACAGTCTTTATGGTAACATGGCAGACCGCCGCAGTGGGGACGATGTCCCCCAGGCTAAGCTAGCACATACATTGTGCATGACGCACATTTGCCTTTTAAAGACATTCTGGCTGTATAGTGTTAGTTGAGCGGTTAGGTTTCCTACTGCAGCACCGTTTCTGATTATCCCATGTGTTCATGGAGAAATACATGCACCCTTGTTGGGCTTTAATTGTCAAAGAACACGCTCGATTTGTTTGGGAggggagggttaaaaaaatatatatacttttttttttgattgcagATTGTCAAGTTTTTTCTTATCATTTATGTACATTTGCTTGCCACTCATCCACAGACGATGGCCAAAGTGATAACCTCCATGCTCAAGTTTCCTCCAGACCAAGCACAAAAGGTTTTGGACAAAGAAGACTCAAAAGCGGTTGTAAGCATCCATTGACCTGCTACTTTTTACAAGCTCATTCATTAAAGTCACCTCAGTCCTCTTGCAGTCAAAAAACATATTACAAACATGTCTTCATTAACAATTGAAtgctaaattaaaataatcgtATCCGTCCCTCCACAGCCTTGGTTACGATGAGTGGGGGAATTATTCGGGTATTTATGGATGAaaatctgctgctgctgaagggGAAGACTGCCTTGGATTTGACGAGGCCCTACtctctgcattcattttatgtgcgtgcgtgtttgtgtgttggagCACACACTTGGGTGTGCGCGtacttgtgtgcgtgtgtgtgtgtgtgtgtgtgtgtgtgtgtgtgtgtgtgtgtgtgtgtgtgtgtggcagtatGCATGATTATATGTAAAGGTATGAGGGTATTAGAAACACAAATCTTCCACAATTCTAATTTTACTCTgaaattaagtttaatttaTATGTTTAGATGACATGAAATTggttcctttttattttagaatgtgTTTATACAGATTGGCTTGTGCAATAAATTCTATCATTATCACGTATCGATGCTGACAGGTCAGGTGATTTATAGGTTTCTGTGTTGTGCTGTCGTCTGAATTACTTCCTCTGTAAAACTGTAAACGACCCTTTAACTGTGCTCTCGCTCCACATTAAGATATACTGGCCTCTGGACCTTGTTTGTTTAACACAGCTTTTCTATGCTTTATATTTTATCACTACACTGacatagagacacaaaacacaactgtaAATTGTACTATAATAATTAAGACTGTATTTTAGGGCACTCTATGACTTGCTATACATTTTCAGACTTAACTAATTAAATCTTATTTACAGAActctttttgtcacttctttatttttattatcatataGTAACGTGTTAAATCCAATATCTTATCTCATTACCTGGTTTTTCAAGGTTTAGCCAGTCTTACAGGGGATAATGAATGATAACATGAAATACAAATGTGGAAAGCAAACAGATCTGTTTTAAAGATCCTGTATGTAGGGTCAGATACTTCAGCCGGGGTAACCTATGTTTGAcctttatttcttcttcacatCAAAGCTGCAGTTTCTCATTTAACGGTAAAATTTCGGTGTGGCCAgatgattttttccccctttttttaaatatttatttctggCTGAGGACTCTTATGAAATATGCTAATTaaataaggaaataaaaacacaactggtAGACATGCAACAAGGGGTTTTCAAGTAGACATGGCTTTTGATTTATTGGGACACTATGCAAAAATTGTTAAATTActgtaatatataaaataatatttgttcCAATAAACCACTTCCATTTTGTAAAACCTTGTAATGAAATCTCTCTTCTTAGAAAAGCTTTAGATTCCTTAGAACAGTGTTCTCACATAATTTGTCTAACTGTGctgactttaaaataaattgcaatatgcctttttttttttttttttttatatttacagctAATGAGGATGTTACACTGTTCACTGTGACTGTAAAACGTTA
This portion of the Etheostoma cragini isolate CJK2018 chromosome 17, CSU_Ecrag_1.0, whole genome shotgun sequence genome encodes:
- the golga4 gene encoding golgin subfamily A member 4 isoform X3, which translates into the protein MLKCFTFPLFIFFLCSLSPPLSLSLSLSTLAHLSESLTATLVWTVRLDTPFSAFSHSWCCFSHCSLCSSPFPTFRPVTALTGQVLAGMIAEPAFLSEYTIFALDHSKQPKTAQVASVSTSKGPARSPRGSINGDGSASPQREETPSLAQKLQLRVPSVESLIRGGASRAESLFRSPSKENLVRSSSRDSLTPLGENESVGAPTYDPPSDIESEAEETPGSAESLSKEQLLHRLLRVERSLGNYRGKYSELVTAYRTVQREKEKTQVILSQSQDKSLRRIGELREELQMDQQAKKHLQDEFDAALEEKDQMITVLQTQVALLKKRAKGVSADAVPHEGDVPQSEDADSDSATTTQSPFKEQGAEPELTEGEGNSDPTKLMEALQKRVKRQENLLQKCKEVMRTHKERSAQLGSENETLQEQLQERLQELEKTKELHTTEKTKLITQLRDAKNLIEQLEQDKGMVIAETKRQMHETLEMKEEEVAQLRSRLQQATAQKEELQEQKEKAEKSAFEELERALGAAQRAEEARKQLQVQLEEQVKEVERASEEERKTLQQELTRVKQEVVTIMKKSSDETVAKMEKFHSDALAAKEEEISVRINKAVEQCKEEFAQLGKEREQQSSLALEDVELQKTALRTEAENKVKEIQLELEAAKTRVLELESSLEKFSQDGSSLSHELSSQLEKLKDQHKEEMSALEQRHQEELGKHKGTLTQQNNAALEELKEKHRVEVETLLEDKELQLQAHVEDMNQKTLEKLDAKQAELEAVSAELSEALKSKRLLEERLVAAGEDAHSSARQEHEKRFQDHVEKHNIELANLKREHEQSLGGLEKSLKEELNALRIVLREKEKEIEAHILREKTLQEESHSTVQQLHAKVKELETLQQCLSQSQLDIGSLKESNAQTGKMLQDLDQCKTDLEQQLEVARNDCQLKEKSLQELQHQLQQTKKELSEQEKSFTTELNTQQEEQTRLKKQLDDEKADHEKKMKNTVTEMEAKLKTQETKMEKFKHKAKEMHESYKKKLLQNEEAMKIELAKKERELQQTEQQVQEKIVEMAQKSSQGLSSAMSELLANHKEEVEKLHDTHKHEIEVLEHRWQEKLGQQEEELTEKHSHLLQEKAQELEDVSQQLSRSKEENGKVLCEINDLKEGLSIRETTVQKLQEELNEAAVKLEGLSQGEAMLKEQMESVERNLSQALKERNSLQDKLNTTKEENREKLKTMSGKLKEMEKQRKALQGSRCKESEDLQNKFEETAIQLQAKEAQFQQQLILIRNQMEYYCKEVQDKVECGSNELCQRVEGRLSELKDRLLCSQKKVVDLKNVILNKVDRICTLEENLRLQTEKNKNLCISLEQMTAQVNAHMEHVKALTHENENHSQSISEKVLKIAELSEANRLISESMKTNELHISKLESITSDLKNQLGSSIKEKEEAINQLTQQYKEDAAQMEETIKRLEQERESALEQADALRNSLSEYEKQTETKFAQNGNTITSLQTRLDELEREISEKNEALQRLTASMDNQSISKSEMDQALSEKEQKVSGLTAELESCISQLGEFQEQLALKTKECEQLTADLKQQHSIKENEKRELVEQLQQTQMQCTQNGNLEQEMVEKLHSLEEDHQKCKHKLESQRDEFERMKDEIIKSKEESLKKAEEELSAESARKVTELKKKAEQKIGQIKKQLTSQLEEKEKAIKALQSSLEEIQSNETSSKQHTEALEEKTKTLEEALVKLKAEREQQLEQILNNERLDKEKSLEELKNFYEEKLSLLMSDAAQQREHKETESALREIEAKLKEAEEHNGNLLAEINRLKEEMCEKDAQLDKQQAIIKQVQNPSELEAEMKVECSSIQQTRSAMQTEMKNHSPMQEVDGDSLESLKSNLHQVKNEKEKIYKDFARLQKDIRVLRREHEQDLEYMKKELLEENEKKLKLELEDMEMKHNSAIKQLMREFNTQMALKEKEIDTVVKETIEKAQTVEEELMSGHREETSQLRKSREEEMGGRVWQVQKELEELQAKGHDTTEMSIEDLQAQLAEKTTLLSEARLKEQGFAERIHSLEDKIKCFHRTPVVTHLGSTFKEPVYNSSEPTEMEYLRKVLFEYMMGRETKTMAKVITSMLKFPPDQAQKVLDKEDSKAVPWLR